A region from the Aegilops tauschii subsp. strangulata cultivar AL8/78 chromosome 5, Aet v6.0, whole genome shotgun sequence genome encodes:
- the LOC141022476 gene encoding uncharacterized protein, which translates to MAEEPSTKRRCGETSDQSIKEEQSIKEDDVQVPGEKRDYTTKLDKVELHDKETLEVICTSNPDTADEMLRRLFMKAAGMYPRFVGVDVEYTRDDEPPQYAAVLQSCVEELCLVYHIAAATKWPKRLKSFLQEKKLFTFASFSIHNDKEMLKMSGLEINPEKYIDIQKNYRVPYGCRKKPYDSLADVAASVIHQFYQNMKKKINRTEDHKLWGISPLPDYLIEYAAKDAYATYKAWKIIDNIKSGVEISEAQEADPYYHCHYAA; encoded by the exons ATGGCGGAGGAGCCGTCTACCAAGCGTCGGTGTGGCGAGACGTCCGACCAGAGCATCAAGGAAGAGCAGAGCATCAAGGAAGACGACGTTCAGGTCCCCGGTGAGAAGCGCGACTACACCACCAAACTTGACAAGGTGGAACTCCACGACAAAGAGACGCTGGAGGTCATCTGCACCAGCAATCCAGACACTGCCGACGAAATGCTCAGGAGGCTCTTCATGAAAGCCGCCGGCATGTATCCTAGATTCGTCGGCGTTGATGTGGAGTATACCAGGGATGACGAACCTCCGCAGTACGCAGCAGTTCTGCAGTCATGCGTGGAGGAACTCTGCCTGGTGTACCACATCGCTGCGGCCACAAAATG GCCCAAGCGCCTCAAGAGCTTCCTCCAGGAGAAGAAGTTGTTCACCTTTGCCAGTTTCAGCATTCATAATGACAAAGAGATGCTGAAGATGTCTGGTTTGGAGATCAACCCCGAAAAGTACATCGACATTCAGAAAAACTATAGAGTTCCATATGGCTGCAGAAAGAAGCCGTACGACTCCTTGGCTGATGTTGCAGCCAGCGTCATCCACCAATTTTACcaaaacatgaagaagaagatcaaCAGGACCGAAGACCATAAACTGTGGGGGATCAGCCCGCTGCCAGACTACCTCATCGAGTACGCAGCGAAGGATGCGTACGCCACCTACAAGGCTTGGAAGATAATAGACAACATCAAATCAGGTGTGGAAATTTCAGAAGCACAGGAGGCTGACCCCTACTACCACTGCCACTACGCGGCATGA